One Aethina tumida isolate Nest 87 chromosome 5, icAetTumi1.1, whole genome shotgun sequence genomic window carries:
- the LOC109594470 gene encoding NIF3-like protein 1 isoform X1, whose amino-acid sequence MFHILKPYLSILNISSKPLLNKSFINHYSLSIQPKMGVPLTEVITRLTGIAPLKLAESWDNVGLLVEPEMSNKINNVLLTIDLTEDVVDEALAKNAQMIITYHPNIFAPLKRVTLGHWKERIIVKCLQNNIAVFSPHTSWDAISGGVNDWLGSAFSSKESTPITKVDDSDPHVGMGRVLVLEKPVTLKDAIDKVKKHVGLPHLRVGVAKHKGLESLIETVALCAGSGGSVLKGIKADLYLTGEMLHHDVLEVAQSGTHVILCNHSDSERGFLKVVVDRIKSNDLNVVISEVDKDCLTIM is encoded by the exons ATGTTCCATATATTAAAACCTTACTTATCGATTCTTAATATAAGCTCTAAACCgttactaaataaaagttttatcaatCACTATAGCCTTAGTATACAGCCGAAAATGGGTGTCCCTTTGACAGAAGTAATTACCAGACTTACTGGAATTGCTCCTTTGAAACTAGCCGAATCCTGGGACAATGTGGGCCTCCTCGTAGAACCAGAAATGTCGAACAAGATCAACAATGTATTGTTGACAATTGACCTAACTGAGGATGTGGTTGATGAGGCCCTAGCCAAAAATGCCCAGATGATAATCACATATCACCCCAATATTTTTGCACCACTCAAAAGGGTGACCTTggg tcaCTGGAAGGAGAGgattattgtaaaatgtttacaaaacaatattgCAGTGTTCAGTCCACACACATCATGGGATGCAATCTCTGGTGGCGTTAATGACTGGTTGGGGTCAGCTTTTTCATCCAAAGAAAGCACACCCATCACAAAGGTGGACGACTCTGATCCTCATGTGGGAATGGGCAGAGTGCTCGTACTTGAAAAGCCAGTTACACTCAAAGATGCTATTGATAAAGTCAAGAAGCATGTTGGCCTGCCACATTTAAGAGTTGGTGTTGCTAAGCATAAGGGATTag aatCACTGATTGAAACAGTGGCATTGTGTGCAGGCTCTGGTGGCTCCGTGTTGAAGGGTATTAAAGCAGATCTGTATTTAACTGGAGAAATGTTACATCATGATGTTCTGGAAGTTGCACAAAGTGGAACTCATGTTATTCTTTGCAATCACAGTGATTCAGAAAGAGGATTTTTAAAAGTAGTTGTGGATAGGATCAAGAGTAATGACTTAAATGTTGTTATATCTGAAGTAGATAAGGACTGTCTTaccattatgtaa
- the LOC109594470 gene encoding NIF3-like protein 1 isoform X2, with protein MGVPLTEVITRLTGIAPLKLAESWDNVGLLVEPEMSNKINNVLLTIDLTEDVVDEALAKNAQMIITYHPNIFAPLKRVTLGHWKERIIVKCLQNNIAVFSPHTSWDAISGGVNDWLGSAFSSKESTPITKVDDSDPHVGMGRVLVLEKPVTLKDAIDKVKKHVGLPHLRVGVAKHKGLESLIETVALCAGSGGSVLKGIKADLYLTGEMLHHDVLEVAQSGTHVILCNHSDSERGFLKVVVDRIKSNDLNVVISEVDKDCLTIM; from the exons ATGGGTGTCCCTTTGACAGAAGTAATTACCAGACTTACTGGAATTGCTCCTTTGAAACTAGCCGAATCCTGGGACAATGTGGGCCTCCTCGTAGAACCAGAAATGTCGAACAAGATCAACAATGTATTGTTGACAATTGACCTAACTGAGGATGTGGTTGATGAGGCCCTAGCCAAAAATGCCCAGATGATAATCACATATCACCCCAATATTTTTGCACCACTCAAAAGGGTGACCTTggg tcaCTGGAAGGAGAGgattattgtaaaatgtttacaaaacaatattgCAGTGTTCAGTCCACACACATCATGGGATGCAATCTCTGGTGGCGTTAATGACTGGTTGGGGTCAGCTTTTTCATCCAAAGAAAGCACACCCATCACAAAGGTGGACGACTCTGATCCTCATGTGGGAATGGGCAGAGTGCTCGTACTTGAAAAGCCAGTTACACTCAAAGATGCTATTGATAAAGTCAAGAAGCATGTTGGCCTGCCACATTTAAGAGTTGGTGTTGCTAAGCATAAGGGATTag aatCACTGATTGAAACAGTGGCATTGTGTGCAGGCTCTGGTGGCTCCGTGTTGAAGGGTATTAAAGCAGATCTGTATTTAACTGGAGAAATGTTACATCATGATGTTCTGGAAGTTGCACAAAGTGGAACTCATGTTATTCTTTGCAATCACAGTGATTCAGAAAGAGGATTTTTAAAAGTAGTTGTGGATAGGATCAAGAGTAATGACTTAAATGTTGTTATATCTGAAGTAGATAAGGACTGTCTTaccattatgtaa
- the LOC109594472 gene encoding 28S ribosomal protein S18c, mitochondrial yields the protein MLALFRRVVPRVPSVSRISSLKYSDDAPQFDMENPYEKEKACCILCKNNIIPDYKNVKLLSQFQSPYTGRIYGKHITGLCSQQQKLVEAEIVKAQTSGLMAVYLKEPCYLGDPKLFNPEKPLRPHRF from the exons atgttgGCCCTTTTTAGACGTGTTGTACCACGAGTACCTTCAG TTTCTAGAATATCATCGCTTAAATATTCCGATGATGCACCTCAATTCGATATGGAAAATCCTTATGAAAAGGAGAAGGCCTGCTGCATATTATGCAAGAATAACATAATACCAGACTACAAGAACGTAAAACTGTTGTCCCAGTTTCAGTCACCATACACTGGAAGAATATATGGAAAACATATAACTGGTTTGTGTtcacaacaacaaaaacttgTGGAGGCAGAAATAGTAAAAGCCCAAACTTCTGGATTAATGGCTGTATATTTGAAGGAACCATGTTACTTAGGTGATCCAAAATTGTTTAACCCAGAAAAGCCATTAAGGCCacatagattttaa
- the LOC109607871 gene encoding 39S ribosomal protein L4, mitochondrial, with amino-acid sequence MLANLLPKLRNGTCILRCYSTTLTQTDAIEPRHLRFPPAYQKPRQVWVENMDSIDERKLGLVEVHPDVFAANPRIDLIHQNVRWQQLYRYVSYAHTKSRFEVRGGGRKPWPQKGMGRARHGSIRSPLFKGGGVIHGPKSPTPHFYMLPFYTRLNGLISTLSIKLAQDDLHIVKDLELPTDEKSFIEELVKSRNWGPSVLFVDEVDIMPRNITAATDEIKHINLMPVYGLNVYSMLKHDTLVLTRGALDLIEDKLLTHLHKNDTRSVMAKYKLNQV; translated from the exons ATGTTAGCGAATCTATTACCAAAACTGCGAAATGGGACTTGCATTTTAAGATGTTATTCCACCACATTAACGCAGACAGATGCTATAGAACCTAGACACCTTCGATTTCCCCCTGCGTACCAAAAACCTCGGCAAGTATGGGTCGAAAATATGGACAGTATCGACGAAAGAAAGTTAGGTTTGGTTGAGGTGCACCCTGATGTTTTCGCCGCTAATCCCCGCATCGATCTCATCCATCAGAACGTCAGGTGGCAACAGCTGTACAGGTATGTCAGTTATGCCCACACCAAGTCTAGATTTGAAGTACGAGGAGGTGGTAGAAAACCATGGCCACAGAAAG GTATGGGAAGGGCCAGGCATGGCTCAATAAGAAGTCCTTTATTCAAAGGAGGTGGTGTCATCCACGGTCCTAAATCACCAACCCCACATTTTTACATGCTACCATTTTACACTCGCTTGAATGGATTAATATCCACATTATCTATTAAGCTAGCTCAAGATGATCTACACATTGTAAAAGACCTGGAGCTGCCAACAGatgaaaaatcatttatagAAGAATTAGTCAAGAGCAGAAACTGGGGACCCTCTGTTCTGTTTGTAGATGAAGTTGACATAATGCCAAGGAATATAACTGCTGCCACAGatgaaattaaacatataaatctaATGCCTGTGTATGggttaaatgtttattcaatGTTAAAGCATGATACTCTTGTTCTGACTAGAGGGGCATTGGATCTTATAGAAGATAAATTATTGACACATCTGCACAAAAATGATACTAGAAGTGTTATGGCTAAATATAAGCtaaatcaagtttaa
- the LOC109594517 gene encoding NF-kappa-B inhibitor cactus, with the protein MSGKSNVTDTGNPKLDKCEQDLVVDSGFLSEEIKSEEIEADYRPSGRIDADDDDVAADKMLKESNVCVESGVCLSEDFSNLSLRNPDLNDLSCTKQQQPLVVGDALQPEGDQNVLWSHCFEQDEDGDTYLHITIACGRKDLVKKLLQLVPHHLLLDTPNDDGQTPLHVAIERNQYLMARWLVIAGASKSPRDVRGESPLHIACRNGDMRCVSALLEPVKHEERQAMKLTCQPPPIHNQMVDLEQWNYAGQTCVHVAAINGHLEVLRNLYWYGADINAQEGRGGYTALHYAVERGDEQMVKFLLSCKKLDVNATTYGQRSALQITASVPAPLSALLLDMGCSPYNSDDEDDYESMDESEDEMVFNRPFYVPNMVGTNA; encoded by the exons ATGTCAGGAAAATCTAACGTTACAGATACCGGCAACCCGAAGCTGGACAAATGTGAACAGGACCTGGTGGTGGACAGTGGTTTTTTGAGTGAGGAAATCAAGTCGGAGGAAATAGAGGCGGACTACCGTCCATCGGGACGCATCGACGccgacgacgacgacgtcGCCGCCGACAAAATGCTGAAGGAGAGCAACGTGTGCGTCGAAAGCGGCGTCTGTCTCAGCGAGGACTTCTCCAATCTGAGCCTGCGGAATCCCGACCTGAACGACCTCAGCTGCACGAAACAGCAACAACCACTTGTTGTCGGAGACGCGCTGCAACCGGAGGGTGACCAGAATGTTCTTTGGAGCCATTGCTTCGAGCAAGACGAGGATGGCGATAC TTATCTGCATATAACGATAGCCTGTGGCCGCAAAGATCTGGTCAAAAAACTGCTGCAACTCGTCCCGCATCACCTGCTGCTCGACACCCCCAACGATGACGGCCAGACGCCGTTGCACGTGGCCATCGAAAGGAACCAGTACTTGATGGCGCGGTGGTTGGTTATCGCCGGCGCCAGCAAATCACCCCGCGACGTGCGTGGCGAGTCGCCGCTGCACATCGCCTGCAGGAACGGCGACATGAGATGCGTCAGCGCCCTCCTCGAGCCGGTCAAGCACGAGGAACGGCAGGCCATGAAACTGACCTGCCAACCGCCGCCGATTCACAATCAGATGGTCGATTTGGAACAGTGGAACTATGCCG GCCAGACTTGCGTCCATGTCGCAGCGATAAACGGCCACCTTGAAGTGCTGCGCAACCTGTACTGGTACGGTGCCGACATAAACGCGCAAGAGGGACGCGGTGGCTACACGGCCCTGCACTATGCGGTGGAAAGGGGCGACGAACAGATGGTCAAGTTCCTGTTGTCCTGCAAGAAGCTGGACGTGAACGCGACGACGTACGGACAACGGAGCGCCCTCCAGATCACCGCCAGCGTGCCCGCCCCGTTGAGCGCGTTGCTCTTGGATATGGGCTGTAGTCCTTACAATAGCGACGACGAGGACGATTACGAGAGCATGGACGAAAGCGAAGACGAA aTGGTATTTAATAGACCGTTTTACGTGCCGAATATGGTGGGGACGAATGCCTAG